The window TGCATGTGAGAGTTTGCATTCTAGTAATTTTGTCTTGTTGTCATGCCTGTATTTACATAGCATAAAaataccatatatatatatatatatatatatgtcttgtTCCAACCATATGCAATTATACATCTGAGGCAAGTAAATAATTTTGGTAGAAAGCAGCAGGTGATGGTAACGTGACACTACAACTGCCCACATTCAGGAATTATTTTGTTGTGCTGAATTTTTCCAGGTGCTTGAAGTGCGATATTTTAATTTGGGTGAAGTTTGTATAATCTATAATCTCctgatttaattattttatgtattatGAATTTCTATGAGGGTGTAGTTTTCTGTTAGGTGTTAGATTTAGTGCTCCTTATTTTTGTTGGTCTATTTCATTCAACTCTTCTATACTAGCTTGCATTTTTCTTCGGTTTTTGCTTATAGATAGGTTCTCATAGTTTCCAGATTCATGGCAGGTACGGCTTGCGAAGATCTAGATCTAGAGGGAGGGACAGTGATTCTGGTAGAAGATATGACAATGAAAATAATGTTCTAGAGGGAACATGCCGTCAGAAGCGTACAGGTGATGAGGATCTGTGTGAAGAGAACAAGAACTTAAGAAACTACAACGCTAGGAGGAGCAGAAAGTGGGATACTGAATCTGATGGAGAATTGTTGGAGAGGGAAATAGATAGAGACAGACACCGTGGACATACTAGGCATAGCTCAAGACAGCAAAACAGGGACCATATGAATAAAACCTATGAAACTGAATCTGATGGGGATTTGTCGCAACGGAACAGAATAGCACAGCATGGTACCAGGAAAAGCTCAAGCCAACAGCGGAAAGTAGAATCCCCGGATGAATATAGGGATCGGGAGAACAAAAATCATGAAGTGAATTGGGACTGGTCAGATAGGGACAGAGACAAAGATGCTGCATACCATGACAATGGGAGACATTCTGGGCAAAGGAGGAAAGTGAGATGTCGGGGTGATCATAAGGACATCAATAACAGAGCTCATGATACTGATGGAGAGCGGTCAGACAGCAACATGAAAGGTGATGAGCATCACAGTGGGAGGAAAAGCATGGGACCCTCGTCATACTCCAGCAAAGCTTCTAAATTCTCAAATCACGGGGGAAGAACCACCAGGTCCTATAGTACTGACTTAAGTGATGATCTGTTAGAAAACAATGCAGAAAGGCCCCCTTGTGATGCTAGGAAACGATCAAAACGCTTGGATGAAGTGTCAGATATTTCAGATGATGATAAAGTCCCAACACTAGATAAGAAACATAGGCGTGATCATTTGAGCATAGAGATGAGGGAAGCTGATTCTctagttgaaaatttgaaatcacgTGGAACCCATGAGTCCAGCAGTGTGGGTCCAGATGATATAAGATTCAACTCTGATGTACTCACGGACAAAGAGGATCGCTGGGAACCCGAAAATAGTTCCGTTGAGAATGGGATATACCATACTTCTAAACGAAAGGCTGGAAGTTCAGAGAGTTGCGATTCTGGCAGGCCAGGTCCATCCAAGGGAAGAGATGAATCAAGTGATTTTGATTCGGAACTCTACTACTACGGTAAAATTGGCCGGGAAAAAGACGAAAAATCTGACAGGGTAACTCATTCCGAACATGGAAAATCAAGGAGAAAGTCTAGAAACAAGGATCGCAAGCTTGACAGTGATAACAGACCACGGCAGGGTAGCAGCCAATCAAGCCACAGGAGACGCTCGAGTGGCTTGGATGATGCCACAGATTCATCCGATGGTGACAGAGAATCTGTAAGGAAACACAAGAGGCACCTTGCAGGTCATAGATCTCGTGATCACAAACGACGTCATTAGAAGAACTAATCATAAAAGCAATAGGTTAGCCCCTGGAGATTCATCTCTAAGAGTTGTTGGAAGTCTGTCCACAAGGAAGAATGTAACTTATTACAAATTTAGCCTGTTTACAGATGTAGGCTGTGAAACTGTGCTCTCTTTTTTATTCAAAGGGGGATAACTGGTGGCAAGCCACGGTTATCCGTCCTTTCCTCCTCTCCCTGGCCACAAGTTTGGCTTCCACACCTGCAGCGGGTTTCAAATCCGAGAccttcagtttttagttttaaggaagTCTCGTAATCCGTCATTTACCACACCGTGTTCTCGTTATTAGTTAGTTGTGAAACCCTGTTCTTATTATATTGGTTCCATGTTATCAGTTAGTTGTGAAACCCTGTTCTTATTATATTGGTTCCATGTTTTCGGTGCAGTTCCAAGGCTCTTATATATGAAGAATATTGTGAGGATATGTGCATTATAGTTGGAAGTTTGGAGAAAATACGATGgagccaaaaaaataaaaaaattaagaaaataagatcacccagaaaagaaaaataaaactacatgtcatttattttttatatttatttatgggtatttttattaacaccccataatcaaaattttcttctataATTCCAAATTTACCCTTCATTTAAACCTGCATAAAATAAAACTCTCAGTCCATCACCATTGTTCAGATCCTCgccttttatttatattatactGTTTACATTTTCCCAACATCATTATAATCATCTTTGtacttatttttgttctttttcttttgcatgATATTCATATCAATTTTCGATTTGAGAACTATACCAAGTCCAACCAGGAATTCCCAAGCGAGGATATGAACATtatccaaaagaaaaagtacaAAATTAAGAACAAAGCCCTAATGCGGTAGCGTGAAACCTGGATAATAGGATATGATTTTAATTTCAAGATCATTATCAAAGGCAATTAGCTAGGAATGAACTCCTAATACAGTTTCTAGAAACCTGCAGAAAAAGCTCCTTAGAAAACAGGGTACATGCAATGCTCTTATTGCCTCTCCAAAGGTTCAGATGATCCGAAGTTTCATACTTTGATAGGTTGGTTGgttgtgagattttttttttttttttttttttttggaaggttGGGTGGATTTAACAAAAAGAAGGGTAAAACTCCAAAGTACTGCTTACCATTTCTGAAACCTGGCAGGCTTGTCTCAATCCAATGTGCTAAAAGTGATGAaagttcttctttttcctttgacGACCCAGTCACATGGGGAGTGATACTTAATTTTCAACGGGTGAAAACTGTTTCAGAAGGTTAGGACACTCAATTGCTTAGAGTCTTTATTCTGATTTGATTTTTCAGGTTGCTAAACAACTCATTCCGTTGTCCAGATGATGCAAGTAGAAAACCCGAAGATGCAAACTACACGGTGGATGTTCTGACAAGATGTGGGGTGAGTCCAAGTGAAGTTGCAAAGAAAACCATCAAAATTATCCCTCTGAAAGAGCCAGGAGAACCTGCTGTTGTCTCCATTTCCATATCTGAGGTAAAATGCCTGATGCTTCTGCTGTTCATTGTGCCTAATTTGGAACCTCATCTGAACTCTGATGATGTACTGAATGCTGATGATTTATATTGGTTATGTAACTGTAACCAATGTTCCTCATGTTTCTGACGCAGTGATTCACGGGGCAAAGTGACCTTATTAATATTCTCTGCAAATTTCTGCTGCTGTTTTTGATAAGATTTAAATTTGTATACGAGTCATTATGGCAATTCTTTAAGGGGTCATTTTCAATTCTGTACTATGTAGagtattaattttgtttatcaCTTACCCAAAAGCTTGTTATTTTGCCGACTTATATTTTCTGAACAGATAAATAGTATGAGTGAACTTTGTATGGTCGTTCCTAAGGATCTTTTGCCACTACCAGCTCAAGAAAACACACTGAAGAGAGTTGTTGAAACTCTGTCAAGATTTGATAAAGGAAAGATTCCTTTACTCGATCccgaagaagatatgaaggtaTGCTACTGCAGTAGTGCAATTTgacttttagtttttcttttattattttcgtTTTAAAATTCTGTGTTACTAATTTCAACTGGATTTGCCGTTCTTCAGATTGAAAGTAGTTCATACAAAAAGGTGTCTCGTAGGATGGAGGCTTTAGAGAACCTGTTTGACAGGCATGAAGTTGCAAGAACTCCACTTATAGAGCAAAAGCTCAAGGTTTTTCATATGAAGCAGGATTTGGCCGCCAAGATCAAATCAATTAAGAAAACAATGTGCTCTTCCACTGCATTGGCTTTTAAAGATGAACTGAAGGCAAGAAAACGGGTCCTTCGGAGGCTAGGGTAATGAATTCTCGTCCCTCATTTTCTATTGTAACCATAaagttcttttttaattttttgcttttAAACGAGGAATTCCATCACTTTGATGCCTTAGatataaatactaaaataatttGAGTGGATTGAAATGCAGATATGTTACGAAGGATGATGTTGTGGAATTGAAGGGTAAAGTTGCTTGTGAAATCAGTAGTGCAGAGGAGTTGACCCTGACTGAGCTCATGTTCAATGGGGCTTTCAAGGCCATAAAAGTGGAAGAGATGGTTTCTCTTCTCTCATGTTTTGTGTGGCAGGAGAAGCTTAAGGAAGCTATAAAACCAAGGGAACAGCTTGACCTGCTATTTTCACAATTACAAGATACAGCTCGGAGGGTTGCTGATGTTCAGCTTGAGTGCAAGGTAAAAGACTGGCTTCCTTTCTGGTACAGTTGAATATTTATTCTACCAGCTTCTGTGATCAGCTTGTATATCATCATTCTACCAGAGATTCGTCTTTAACACCTTAAAAGTAGAATGAGTTCAAATTTTCTAAAGACATTCAAACAATATGGTATGCATGCATATTCTGCAGTAAAATTCAGTTAGAAGCTCAGATTCGATTCATTGTAAATTATCATTACCACCAAGAGATTCCGACGCATAGACTAAATGAAATGGGCAAGAGTTGCATCATTTGcaccatctctctaatagaggtagggTCTGCCAACACATGTGAGTcctatctctattagagagaggGTACAAATATGTGGTAAGAGTTGCATTTTTGTACAAATTTCTCCGGTCATTTCTCAGTGTACATATATTGATCGGTCCTGCTGGTTATCTTGGTCTAAATTGGCTCAACTCTGTGTAGAACATGTGCTTGAATTTCTTTACACTATCGCTGTATAGGTGATTTTAACCGTCCATTAAAATGTTTTGTATTATATACACTACAGGTCGAAATTGATGTTGACAGCTTTGTGGGTTCATTTCGGCCTGATATTATGGAGGCTGTGTATGCATGGGCGGAAGGGTCCAAATTCTACGAGATCATGTCAGCTACACCTGTCTTTGAAGGCAGTTTGATCAGGGCAATTAGGAGATTAGAGGAGGTCCTTCAGCAACTTATACAAGCAGCTAAGTCTGTTGGGAAAACTGAGCTTGAATCAAAATTCGAGGAGGCTGTTTCGAATATCAAGAGGGACATTGTCTTTGCAGCTTCCCTATACTTGTAAAGGGAGTTTAGAAGTTGGAGGAGGGGGTTCGAACGATTCATGCAGGAAGACTGCAAGTGGATGCATTTCATTTTCCGAGCAAGAGAGAGATGGTGGTTGTCGATTAAGTCATGGAACGAGCATCCTATAAAATTTTGTCCTCAACATGTACATATTGTTTCCAGTGTAGACtgtcgttttttatttttcatttttgagttGATCccgtcatttttttttctttcggatTATGTTATCCTACGAGGAGCGGTTCCCTGTAATTTGCCGATGTAACCATTACCATGTAGGAAAACATACAGAATTGCTGCCAAGACCGAAACATTATACGATACAAATTTTTGCACGAGCTTTCTAATTTCTATGACATGTATAATGCCATGTGCACGTCCAAATTGACATACGATACCATTTCAGAAATGCTGTTCTGCCAGTCTGCCTTGTACAATAATTCAACTGAGATATTCCACTACTGCAGGATTACTTCACGAATGCAAAAACACGGACTGAAGCAGTGAAGTAAACGGATGCCGAAGCCAAGAACACAATTCAGGACCCAAGTGGCGGAGGCGGCAGCATAAAATCTCTCCCTCGTTGGTTTGGGCGTTTGTTGGCTTGGAACTGGATCATGATGGTGATAGGCAAACTCTGGAGCAGGCTGGACTGGAGGTGCCAAAGGAGTCTCGTAGATGTAGTCAGCATCCAACCATGATGGTAAGGGTGGAGCCGAGGGTTGGGTTGAGGAGGAGTATGAGCAGCAATAGTGGCCGGGTGGTGGCAGTGGTGGTCGTTGAGGTGGTGGGGGAGGATAATAGGGTTGGTGGAGAgtcttcctttttctcttttttttcttgacCAAAACTTGAGCTTCTTCACAGTTGTAATCATTTATTCTCTTTTGACTGCAAGCAGTTGAAGGCCGGTGGAAGTCGGAATTTCGGTGAGAGCAGGAGGAATTGATAAGTTTGTCGGGAGGTTTGATAATTTGGTAATGGCATTTTCAATTTGGGTTATTGGGTTCTCAGCATCACAACTTCCTGAAGGATGATCAGATCGATTGAGATTTGATGGTTCCGAATGTCGGTCAGATTCGGCATCAAATGATGAAACTGGTATAATATCCCCCAACTATCCAGATGCCTCTTCTAAATTAGAATTTTCAAGAAGCTGAATTCCGAACAGCCTACAGCCATTCCCAGTGCTGTGTCTCCTTCCTCACCCTCAAATCTCATCTTAAACCTCATCCCAACAGATAGCTTCTGACTGCGAGCTTCAACGTACTTGTTGACACTTACAAGGAACTCGGATCGACTTGTTCTGGCACAAATGGACCCAgcaaataattttttgtcaGGAATCAGGataaatttaagaaataaagcAAATGACCCAACTACCCATTAATTTATTAGGAGATGTCTTATTCCTCCAACAAGGTAGGTATATTCTAACAGAGTAACATCAATACAAGAAATAACCCAACCAACTAGGCTGCCAACCATTTTAAAATATACTCCAACAGAAGAAAATATCAGCACCAATAACAAAACTCTTTAATATATTTAGGGACAGTTCGAtaactatttcatttttttagtttttagttttcattcttGTTTTAAAGATAGAGGACAAGAACAAGAGAGGACGAGAGATATACAAGAgtggagaaagaaaggaaggggGCAGAGATGTAGAAGAAATGTAGACGGATGGTTgcacaaaatgaaaactaaaaaaatcataaattgttttaaattgtttctactttcaagattttgttttcatttattcGTCTTTTTGCTTCCCCTCCCTCCCACCATCTTCTTATCCATCATTTCCCCATATCTCAGGTacaaaagtgaaaactaaaaacaaaattgttatcAAATAGTTTTCGCCTAAACACCATCATTCACACGTACAAAATCAGAGTGCAAAATATAAGAAATAGTCTGAGAAATTACACATAATAAGACTACAAGGACATTGGTAACAAATAAGATACGATACGAACTCATTTGACTCCATATAAAGCAAAATAGACTAGACCTTGGCATGTAGAGTACAGAAAATAGTGTCCCAGTTGCAATGGCATGAGATGCAGCAGCCAGAACTCCAAGATGCATGCTGTGACTAGAAATAACACAAGACGGCTCCTTACTCCAACACGCAGCTCTCCATTTTCACCTCTGGAACATGCATGTAAAACCACACATAATGAATGTGACGTAGACAAAATGCAATTTTACGAAGATTCCTAGCTAAAGCAATTGCAATGAAAAATACACAAGTGCTGAAAATATGTGCCGAAAATGCCATTCATTTCCATGCAAATCCGTTGCAACCAATTCTTGCCATGGAGGCTGCTGAGACATAtcctgaaaaaattgaaaatcaagcAATGCATAGAGACGAGCCAACCCCTACCAGGCCAGTGGTGGCAGACAATCATCAGCATGCCACCACCAAGTggataattaatattatttggCAATCCTATTCATCCTAAGTGTCTCGGTTAGTCGCATTTCAGGCACAATCTCGAAAACAACCAGGCCATAAACTAGTAAAAATTAACGGCACAAATAAATCAATGAACTACATATAGTGAATCAATTTAAATTGGAACAACTCTTCATTCCtcagcaaacaaacaaacaaatacaatTATGAATAcgaatacaaatacaaatatacaaatacataacagaaatccaaaatccaaatccaaatccaaaatccaaaatcaCAAATCACAAATCTCAAACTAGCGTCTAATTTATCAAATATATTGTTcgacaaaaaatataaagaaatagAAGTCTTGAATTGAATAAAGAGAGCTTCATGGATGGTACAATTGTCAATTAGTATATTATTACAAATTAAGtagttttttaagtttatgattATATAGTTTGCAAATCTAATAATAGATAggtaacattttatttttgtagtagGTTGGTAGTTGTTTTGTAAAGATTGTGACTGTGGAACTAAAAAACGGATCGTGTAATCCAACATCTTTTTATGTACTCAAATGAAAATGGGCATGTCTAGAAACTTTGGTGCTACCCTCGTGCGAAAATCAAGCGAGACGCAAAAAATACAATTTAGCATGCTATCTTTTAGAGAAATCAACCGCTTGCCCCTAATAAAAAGTTACCAAACGGAAAAAGTATAGGTGTTAGTAAGAAACAATataacatttttacactaaaaaagttTGTCGCTTCGTTTGGCGTGATAAAAATtgatggaatgaatgattagaCGAAGAATATAAAAAATCCAACGGTGTGTGGGTGAATTTAGATGATCATAAAAAATTGAGAGTGGATTAATTggctttaaaataaaaattgagggGCAAATCAATAAATACTCCAAATGTTTAAAATTCTTTAACTCCATAGCCCGTGGAATGCGGAATACATGCAAACGCAATAGCGCGCACGACTTCAGTCcaatcatcaccatcatcatctaTTTAAAACCCAAGAGGCATCACACATACTGCAAAGAACAAAACGAACTGAactgagagagacagagagagctagagagagagcTGCTGTGTATTTCTACAACATAATCACgtaatcttttcttttcttacgcatttaatttcaaattttttctcaGATTCATCTGcattttaagtagttaaagAAAGCTTT of the Pyrus communis chromosome 1, drPyrComm1.1, whole genome shotgun sequence genome contains:
- the LOC137713687 gene encoding zinc finger CCCH domain-containing protein 5-like, yielding MESALAEAAAKEGEGVGGGIVPRTEPLGAEKGMTNRKEKRKVMKKMKRKQTRKEMALKEREEHDAILNDPLELAKITMIEQEEAKRSERERKIFEEREKAWMEAMEVKRKKQIEEEEEEERRRIKALEEEDELRNEQVENANDGNEVDEWDYEEGPAEIIWQGNEIILKKKRVKIPKKNTDQESRKKDSDRPTSNPLPPQSKAFSDYKSSSMSAQQLIESVAQQVPHFGTEQDKAHCPFHLKTGACRFGQRCSRVHFCPDKSSTLLIKNMYNGPGLAWEQDEGLEYTDEEVERCFEEFYEDVHTEFLKFGEIINFKVCRNGAFHLRGNVYIHYKSLDSAVVAYQSVNGRYFAGKQISCEFINVTRWKVAICGEYMKSRYKTCSRGTACNFIHCFRNPGGDYEWADSDRPPPKFWARKMVALFGYSDADDKPMVEENFGQWRNTSKMSLGDSERYGLRRSRSRGRDSDSGRRYDNENNVLEGTCRQKRTGDEDLCEENKNLRNYNARRSRKWDTESDGELLEREIDRDRHRGHTRHSSRQQNRDHMNKTYETESDGDLSQRNRIAQHGTRKSSSQQRKVESPDEYRDRENKNHEVNWDWSDRDRDKDAAYHDNGRHSGQRRKVRCRGDHKDINNRAHDTDGERSDSNMKGDEHHSGRKSMGPSSYSSKASKFSNHGGRTTRSYSTDLSDDLLENNAERPPCDARKRSKRLDEVSDISDDDKVPTLDKKHRRDHLSIEMREADSLVENLKSRGTHESSSVGPDDIRFNSDVLTDKEDRWEPENSSVENGIYHTSKRKAGSSESCDSGRPGPSKGRDESSDFDSELYYYGKIGREKDEKSDRVTHSEHGKSRRKSRNKDRKLDSDNRPRQGSSQSSHRRRSSGLDDATDSSDGDRESVRKHKRHLAGHRSRDHKRRH
- the LOC137728315 gene encoding DExH-box ATP-dependent RNA helicase DExH9-like, which produces MRLGGFNKKKGKTPKYCLPFLKPGRLVSIQCAKSDESSSFSFDDPVTWGVILNFQRVKTVSEDDASRKPEDANYTVDVLTRCGVSPSEVAKKTIKIIPLKEPGEPAVVSISISEINSMSELCMVVPKDLLPLPAQENTLKRVVETLSRFDKGKIPLLDPEEDMKIESSSYKKVSRRMEALENLFDRHEVARTPLIEQKLKVFHMKQDLAAKIKSIKKTMCSSTALAFKDELKARKRVLRRLGYVTKDDVVELKGKVACEISSAEELTLTELMFNGAFKAIKVEEMVSLLSCFVWQEKLKEAIKPREQLDLLFSQLQDTARRVADVQLECKVEIDVDSFVGSFRPDIMEAVYAWAEGSKFYEIMSATPVFEGSLIRAIRRLEEVLQQLIQAAKSVGKTELESKFEEAVSNIKRDIVFAASLYL